Proteins from one Petrotoga sp. 9PW.55.5.1 genomic window:
- a CDS encoding biotin--[acetyl-CoA-carboxylase] ligase, giving the protein MIGDNLIVLDKVDSTNIYIKNHWIELPSETVVWALEQTQGYGRKKDRWYSPLGGLWFSVLFKPRKRPLIPYYYVRMYSLVIYDILKNKYNLNPIIKWPNDILVDEKKICGILGESIYKGTYPACVVVGIGLNVNNELPNELKDYSTSLKNLLGKELSLRKLLTQINHIAYHSYYLKYFKAKSISAVTKIWLKRLNIKNGDPVKIKDQNTEIISGRIKEIHSDYLEILDDSGKSKKYYSGDISLLNKYG; this is encoded by the coding sequence GTGATAGGAGATAATCTAATAGTTCTAGATAAAGTTGATTCAACAAATATTTATATTAAAAATCATTGGATAGAACTTCCTTCAGAAACAGTTGTTTGGGCTTTAGAACAGACTCAAGGTTATGGACGTAAAAAGGACAGATGGTATTCTCCCCTTGGAGGGCTTTGGTTCTCTGTTTTGTTTAAACCCCGCAAGAGACCTTTAATCCCATATTATTATGTTAGAATGTATTCTCTGGTAATTTATGATATACTAAAAAATAAGTACAATTTAAATCCTATTATTAAATGGCCAAATGACATCTTAGTTGATGAAAAAAAAATTTGCGGAATTCTAGGTGAAAGTATATACAAGGGGACTTATCCCGCCTGTGTTGTTGTAGGTATAGGTCTAAACGTTAATAATGAATTACCTAATGAACTCAAAGATTATTCAACCAGTTTAAAAAATCTTTTAGGGAAAGAATTATCTTTAAGAAAATTACTCACACAAATAAATCATATTGCTTATCATTCTTATTATTTAAAATATTTTAAAGCCAAGTCTATATCTGCAGTAACTAAGATTTGGTTAAAAAGGTTAAATATAAAAAATGGTGATCCTGTTAAAATCAAAGATCAAAACACGGAAATTATTTCTGGAAGAATCAAAGAAATTCATTCAGATTATTTGGAAATTTTAGATGATTCTGGAAAGAGTAAAAAATATTATTCTGGAGACATAAGTTTATTAAATAAATATGGTTAA